One genomic window of Micromonospora sp. WMMD1128 includes the following:
- the asnB gene encoding asparagine synthase (glutamine-hydrolyzing) — protein sequence MCGITGIFGTADHSALAAMTDSLRHRGPDDEGRYLGKLTGMGHRRLSIIGIDNGAQPIRGDRRDVYVVANCEIYNYRQLRDDLRRRGHHFGTDSDAEVIVHLYEEYGDRCVEHLQGMFAFAVADGDRLLLARDRFGIKPLHYAEVGAGLLFASEVKALLQSRLLTPQIDEEALADTAVFGHPAGPGTLLRGVVSLPPGHTLSAVLTDDQVVTSVTRYHTLPEAEADPMPFAEAAADLTELLRATVRSHLMAEVEIGITLSGGLDSTILARLMRELHDGPIRAYTIGDHADHPDVVQARRLAARLGLNHHVSILTFQDFVATIPPYLTAAEQPAGLGGIALNFLCRRIGEDVKVCLNGEGADEVFGGYGEYINRSFRTRRMVDRLAALEASGRPVSRRGREYLDSLTADQPFPHYLRKLFAENMREQLTRDHLELLDASSMAASLEMRVPFLDHHVVEFAFRQPLAHRVDWELGITKRLLKQAVLRTWGDEVDLVGSVLRRKIGAPTSVLGHRERFIRLCEQVLPADYLRDDEYGAYFEQKSDLLVFNLYQEIFVRCRGVLPDGFTMLDFMAQQARRPALSVAG from the coding sequence ATGTGCGGCATCACCGGGATCTTCGGTACGGCCGACCACTCGGCCCTGGCGGCGATGACGGACTCGTTGCGTCACCGCGGCCCCGATGACGAAGGCCGGTACCTCGGCAAGCTCACGGGCATGGGCCACCGGCGTCTGAGCATCATCGGGATCGACAACGGCGCCCAGCCGATCCGCGGCGACCGACGCGACGTGTACGTGGTGGCCAACTGCGAGATCTACAACTACCGGCAGCTCCGTGACGACCTGCGGCGGCGGGGACACCACTTCGGCACGGACTCGGACGCCGAGGTCATCGTGCACCTCTACGAGGAGTACGGCGACCGGTGCGTCGAGCATCTACAGGGGATGTTCGCGTTCGCGGTCGCTGACGGGGACCGCCTGCTGCTGGCCCGGGACCGCTTCGGTATCAAGCCGCTGCACTACGCCGAGGTGGGTGCGGGCCTGCTGTTCGCGTCGGAGGTCAAGGCGCTGCTACAGAGCCGGCTGCTGACCCCGCAGATCGATGAGGAAGCGCTGGCCGACACGGCCGTGTTCGGTCATCCCGCCGGTCCCGGCACCTTGCTGCGGGGCGTGGTGAGCTTGCCACCCGGCCACACGCTCAGCGCGGTTCTAACGGACGACCAAGTTGTCACTTCCGTCACCCGCTACCACACGCTGCCGGAGGCGGAAGCCGACCCGATGCCGTTCGCGGAGGCCGCCGCCGACCTGACGGAACTGCTGCGGGCCACCGTCCGGTCGCACCTGATGGCCGAGGTGGAGATCGGGATCACTCTCTCCGGCGGCCTCGACTCGACGATCCTCGCGCGGCTCATGCGCGAACTGCACGACGGTCCGATCCGCGCCTACACGATCGGGGACCACGCGGACCATCCCGACGTGGTCCAGGCCCGGCGGCTGGCCGCGCGACTCGGCCTGAACCACCATGTGTCGATCCTGACGTTCCAGGATTTCGTCGCGACCATCCCGCCCTACCTCACCGCCGCCGAGCAGCCCGCCGGTCTCGGCGGCATCGCGCTCAACTTCCTGTGCCGGCGGATCGGCGAGGACGTCAAGGTGTGCCTCAACGGGGAAGGCGCGGACGAGGTTTTCGGCGGCTACGGCGAGTACATCAACCGGTCGTTCCGGACCCGGCGGATGGTCGACCGTCTCGCCGCTCTCGAAGCGTCGGGTCGTCCGGTCAGCCGACGGGGGCGGGAATACCTCGATTCGCTCACCGCGGACCAGCCGTTCCCGCACTACCTGCGGAAGCTGTTCGCGGAGAACATGCGGGAGCAGCTCACCCGGGACCACCTCGAACTCCTGGACGCTTCGTCGATGGCGGCGAGCCTGGAGATGCGGGTGCCGTTCCTCGACCACCACGTGGTCGAGTTCGCGTTTCGTCAACCGCTGGCCCACCGGGTCGACTGGGAGTTGGGCATCACCAAGCGACTGCTCAAGCAGGCCGTCCTGAGGACCTGGGGTGACGAGGTCGATCTGGTGGGCAGTGTGCTGCGACGCAAGATCGGCGCGCCGACCTCGGTCCTCGGGCACCGGGAGCGGTTCATCCGCCTCTGCGAACAGGTGCTGCCGGCGGACTATCTCCGCGACGACGAGTACGGCGCGTACTTCGAACAGAAGTCCGACCTGCTGGTCTTCAACCTCTACCAGGAGATCTTCGTCCGATGCCGCGGCGTGCTTCCCGACGGGTTCACCATGCTGGACTTCATGGCGCAGCAGGCTCGCCGGCCGGCCCTGTCCGTGGCCGGCTGA
- a CDS encoding class I SAM-dependent methyltransferase has protein sequence MRQEEIWDDEAARDYDTPGSGMFAPEVLGPTVDRLAALADGGPALEFAIGTGRIAVPLAERGVRVSGIELSVPMVERLRTKVDAATIPVEVGDMAGTTVPGEFSLVYLIYNTIANLLTQAEQVACFRNAARHLRPGGRFVIELWVPELRKLPPGQQATVWHTEAGYIGLDTYDVLRQQVVSHHFRFGAGREARVFRTPHRYIWPSELDLMGELAGFTLESRHADWTGAEFTAESRNHVSVYRLPPLP, from the coding sequence ATGCGCCAGGAGGAGATCTGGGACGACGAAGCCGCCCGGGACTACGACACGCCGGGCAGCGGGATGTTCGCGCCGGAGGTGCTCGGGCCGACCGTCGACCGGCTCGCCGCGCTCGCCGACGGCGGCCCGGCCCTGGAGTTCGCCATCGGCACCGGCCGGATCGCCGTACCCCTCGCCGAACGCGGCGTGCGGGTCAGCGGGATCGAACTCTCCGTACCGATGGTGGAGCGGCTGCGGACGAAGGTCGACGCGGCGACGATCCCGGTGGAGGTCGGCGACATGGCCGGCACTACCGTGCCGGGCGAATTCAGCCTGGTCTACCTGATCTACAACACCATCGCCAACCTGCTCACCCAGGCCGAGCAGGTGGCCTGCTTCCGCAACGCGGCCCGCCACCTCCGGCCGGGCGGACGGTTCGTGATCGAGCTGTGGGTACCGGAGCTGCGCAAACTCCCCCCGGGCCAGCAGGCGACCGTGTGGCACACCGAGGCCGGCTACATCGGCCTGGACACCTACGACGTGCTGCGGCAGCAGGTCGTGTCGCACCACTTCCGCTTCGGCGCCGGCCGGGAGGCGCGTGTCTTCCGCACCCCGCACCGCTACATCTGGCCCTCCGAGCTGGACCTGATGGGCGAGCTGGCCGGCTTCACCCTGGAGAGCCGGCACGCCGACTGGACCGGCGCCGAGTTCACCGCCGAGTCCCGCAACCACGTGTCGGTCTACCGGCTTCCCCCGCTGCCCTGA
- a CDS encoding DUF692 domain-containing protein: MSKALPRLGAGLGYRTALHQDIVANADRIDFLEVISDQYLYAPPEKLLRLLELGDAFPLIPHGVGLSVGTAAPLDGDYLDRLAQFVEATRGHWFSDHLSFTRTPDVDVEQLTPVWFTEESLEAVCRNVRQLKARIPEPPFLLENVTYYFPIPDNDLSEAEFITRVLEETDTGLLVDVNNVWINSVNLGFDPYEFLNSIPLDRVVQMHIAGGVELAGMLVDTHSSAVNEQVWALAAHVVERAPVKAILLEWDSDWPEFAELLDHLDRARDLLPAPAKAGS, from the coding sequence ATGAGCAAGGCTCTACCACGGCTCGGCGCCGGCCTGGGGTACCGCACGGCGCTACATCAGGACATCGTCGCCAACGCCGACCGGATCGACTTTCTCGAAGTCATCTCCGACCAATATCTGTACGCACCGCCGGAGAAGCTCCTGCGATTGTTGGAGCTTGGCGACGCGTTCCCCCTCATTCCCCACGGGGTCGGCCTGTCCGTCGGTACGGCGGCTCCCCTCGACGGCGATTACCTCGATCGGCTGGCGCAATTCGTCGAGGCGACGCGTGGCCACTGGTTCAGCGACCATCTGAGCTTCACCAGAACGCCCGATGTCGATGTCGAACAACTCACCCCCGTGTGGTTCACGGAGGAGAGCCTCGAAGCGGTCTGCCGCAACGTGCGGCAATTGAAGGCGCGAATCCCGGAACCGCCGTTCCTCCTGGAGAACGTCACCTACTACTTCCCGATCCCGGACAACGACCTCAGCGAGGCCGAGTTCATCACGCGGGTGCTCGAGGAAACCGACACCGGCCTGTTGGTCGACGTGAACAATGTCTGGATCAACTCAGTAAACCTGGGCTTCGACCCGTACGAATTCCTGAATTCGATTCCACTGGACCGGGTGGTGCAGATGCACATCGCCGGCGGGGTCGAGTTGGCCGGAATGCTCGTCGACACTCACAGCAGCGCCGTCAACGAGCAGGTGTGGGCGCTGGCCGCCCACGTCGTGGAACGGGCGCCGGTCAAGGCGATCCTGCTCGAATGGGATTCCGACTGGCCGGAGTTCGCCGAACTGCTGGACCACCTCGACCGGGCTCGCGACCTGCTGCCCGCCCCGGCGAAAGCCGGGTCATGA
- a CDS encoding glycosyltransferase — translation MKICFVGKYPPIEGGVSAQNYWAAAALASRGHEVYVVTNSNEVEERFRQRLDGAEAADYEPQFPATGGAVRVIRPEPMTPRRMAHIPSSNPFVSKLAGLAAATIRENGCELIVAYYFEPYVVAGHLASTFTGTPMMVEHAGSDLDRLMRVPELATVYKEILRSAATVVTKPSLVHRFLGMGVAREALRFGPPYPLPTSAFSPEAVPLDPGEIAAASIDEFGSRFDPALPTIGMYGKPGDRKGTFDLIAALAVLAGRGLRFNALFLSGRSQLDRMRADLRAAGLADRTTILDFVPPWRVGRFIRTCDAVCFLERDFPIGIHGPVVPREVLACGVCLVLSGEILEKQSYAHRLTDQGNVLVVTDPKEHEKLAAQLEIVVRDPAGAARIGATGGALGADFDSFETFADAWESLVDIESSARRVPAPRTTADLLVEFTPKLAELFGPAWPGVVAEFEAACDIDAASGDFAAAEAFCQHLTRRLDQAALAAGVSPAYLADALRFQQARLWASQDGPHDRDGHAGIRFSPALLRQMAPRRAGTVRVESFDHNVTDLFCQPTGPVGVRTTQPGERSVVCFVRRPNLDHRELRLNAATYRLLDLCDGHRTVGDLVAALAPAAEADVLRALVDLRREGVVVLEDAAQGTP, via the coding sequence TTGAAGATCTGTTTCGTCGGAAAATATCCTCCGATCGAGGGCGGAGTCAGCGCACAGAACTACTGGGCCGCGGCAGCGCTGGCCTCACGCGGTCACGAAGTCTATGTCGTGACCAATTCAAATGAGGTCGAGGAACGTTTCCGGCAACGTCTCGACGGTGCCGAGGCGGCAGATTACGAACCGCAATTCCCGGCCACCGGCGGCGCGGTCAGAGTGATTCGTCCGGAGCCGATGACGCCACGTCGAATGGCGCACATCCCGTCGAGCAACCCGTTCGTGTCGAAGCTGGCCGGCCTGGCCGCCGCAACCATCCGCGAAAATGGCTGCGAACTCATCGTCGCCTACTACTTCGAGCCGTACGTGGTAGCCGGTCACCTGGCGTCGACGTTCACCGGCACGCCGATGATGGTCGAGCACGCCGGCAGCGACCTCGATCGGCTCATGCGCGTGCCCGAGCTGGCAACGGTCTACAAGGAGATCCTGCGGTCGGCGGCCACCGTGGTGACCAAACCGTCTCTGGTGCACCGCTTCCTCGGCATGGGGGTGGCCCGCGAGGCGCTGCGGTTCGGGCCTCCGTACCCGCTACCGACGTCGGCGTTCTCACCCGAGGCCGTACCCCTGGACCCCGGGGAGATCGCCGCGGCCTCGATCGACGAGTTCGGCTCCCGGTTCGATCCGGCGTTGCCGACGATCGGCATGTACGGCAAGCCCGGCGACCGGAAGGGCACCTTCGACCTGATCGCCGCGCTGGCTGTCCTCGCCGGTCGCGGGCTCCGGTTCAACGCGCTCTTCCTCAGCGGGCGGTCCCAGTTGGACCGGATGCGCGCCGACCTCCGCGCCGCCGGCCTCGCCGACCGGACCACGATTCTCGACTTCGTGCCGCCGTGGCGGGTCGGCCGCTTCATTCGCACCTGCGACGCCGTGTGCTTCCTGGAGCGGGACTTCCCGATCGGCATCCACGGCCCGGTGGTACCGCGGGAGGTGCTCGCCTGCGGCGTCTGCCTGGTGCTCTCCGGGGAGATCCTCGAAAAGCAGTCGTACGCACACCGCCTCACCGACCAGGGCAACGTTCTGGTCGTCACCGACCCCAAGGAACACGAGAAGCTGGCGGCCCAGCTCGAGATCGTCGTTCGGGACCCGGCGGGGGCCGCCCGCATCGGCGCGACCGGTGGTGCGCTCGGTGCCGACTTCGACAGCTTCGAGACCTTCGCCGATGCCTGGGAGTCGCTTGTCGACATCGAGTCGTCGGCTCGGCGGGTTCCCGCACCCCGCACCACGGCCGACCTGCTGGTCGAATTCACGCCGAAACTGGCCGAGTTGTTCGGGCCGGCGTGGCCGGGCGTCGTCGCCGAGTTCGAGGCGGCGTGCGACATCGACGCCGCTTCCGGCGACTTCGCCGCCGCGGAGGCGTTCTGTCAGCATCTGACCCGACGACTCGACCAAGCCGCGCTGGCCGCAGGCGTCAGTCCCGCTTACCTGGCCGACGCGCTGCGCTTCCAACAGGCCCGGCTCTGGGCCAGTCAGGACGGTCCACACGACCGGGACGGGCACGCCGGCATCCGGTTCTCCCCGGCGCTGCTGCGGCAGATGGCACCCCGTCGCGCCGGCACGGTCCGGGTGGAGTCGTTCGACCACAACGTCACCGACCTGTTCTGTCAGCCGACGGGCCCGGTCGGCGTCAGGACCACGCAGCCGGGTGAGCGGAGTGTCGTCTGCTTCGTCCGCCGACCGAACCTCGACCACCGCGAGCTGCGGCTCAACGCCGCCACCTATCGGCTGCTCGACCTCTGCGACGGCCACCGCACCGTCGGTGACCTGGTGGCCGCGTTGGCTCCAGCCGCGGAGGCCGACGTTCTCCGGGCCCTCGTCGACCTCCGCCGAGAGGGCGTCGTGGTGCTGGAGGACGCCGCCCAGGGCACGCCCTGA
- a CDS encoding SDR family oxidoreductase, translating to MDLELTGKTALVIGGSSGIGADLAEVFATEGCDVAVTYRESVAGAEQVATRVRELGRRSWAMPLDLARRTEVTDATRRTVDETGPLDLVVLCAGKNIVTPFADVTAAEWGELVEVNLTGPFLALQTLAPAIRPGGSITTVASVAAHTGAPHHPHYAAAKAGLVNLTRSMARELAPAVRVNCVAPGITITPMGRDTIDALAPDYAQRNLLLQAYATSRRVAQAVAFVASPVNEFMTGTVVDVNSGRFLR from the coding sequence GTGGACCTCGAACTCACCGGTAAGACGGCGCTCGTGATCGGCGGCTCCAGCGGCATCGGCGCGGACCTGGCCGAGGTGTTCGCCACCGAAGGCTGCGACGTGGCCGTGACCTACCGCGAGTCGGTGGCCGGCGCCGAGCAGGTCGCCACCCGGGTACGCGAACTCGGCCGCCGAAGCTGGGCCATGCCGCTGGACCTGGCACGGCGTACGGAGGTGACGGACGCGACGCGCCGCACGGTGGACGAGACCGGACCACTCGACCTGGTGGTGCTCTGCGCCGGAAAGAACATCGTCACGCCGTTCGCCGACGTGACCGCCGCCGAGTGGGGCGAGCTGGTCGAGGTGAACCTGACCGGACCGTTCCTCGCCCTCCAGACGCTCGCCCCGGCGATCCGGCCCGGCGGCTCCATCACCACCGTGGCCAGCGTCGCCGCCCACACCGGCGCGCCACACCACCCGCACTACGCCGCCGCGAAGGCCGGACTGGTCAACCTGACCCGGTCGATGGCCCGCGAACTCGCCCCGGCGGTCCGGGTCAACTGCGTGGCACCAGGCATCACGATCACGCCGATGGGCCGCGACACGATCGACGCGCTGGCGCCCGACTACGCCCAACGCAACCTGCTGCTCCAGGCGTACGCGACGAGCCGCCGGGTCGCCCAGGCCGTCGCGTTCGTGGCCAGCCCGGTCAACGAGTTCATGACCGGGACGGTGGTCGATGTGAACAGCGGGCGTTTCCTGCGGTAG
- a CDS encoding ABC transporter ATP-binding protein: MPTDAAHQRDALLRVLGLLRRRWWAAATAVALGVVVILLTNALPLVIRRIIDHGLLPDDSDATTAGLALLLGLAALRWLADVVRREVSGQVGLRLEADLRARLFGHLLSLDAGWHGRTEAGRVLSLVGSDLRIVRAFVSYSALFIILNTLTAAAALIQIWLLSWPVGVAATAVLPLFGLVTIGYGRRTFAASAGLQERVAALTTHAEENAAGMRVIKGLGRENEEVEAFTRRSAEVRDHNVALSALQARYLPWTIGLPEVGLVLIVWFGGYLTIRGSLTVGTLVALSTYMALLVWPVSSMVGLFGSARRAAASAARVYAVLDEPLTVADRPGAVDLPRASGGASVTFDDLCFRYPGGTWPGLRRIRLHVAAGEHVTIEGVGGSGKSALAGLLVRLWLPDSGRLMADGIDVADLTLGSVRAAVGYVPQDAVLFNGTVRDNLLVGHPTATAAQLDRALRLAAADELVRTLPEGLQTVVGDHGHLLSGGQRQRLALARAVLPEPRVLVLDDALTQIDTETRQRVRHRLDELAGAVTILHLTRPGVGGRPHGRVVTLTADGVLRETTGAGGGHR, from the coding sequence ATGCCAACCGACGCCGCGCACCAGCGGGACGCCCTGCTCCGCGTCCTGGGCCTGCTGCGCCGGCGGTGGTGGGCGGCGGCGACCGCGGTGGCGCTCGGTGTCGTGGTCATCCTGCTGACCAACGCGCTGCCGCTGGTGATCCGGCGCATCATCGACCACGGCCTGTTGCCCGACGACAGCGACGCCACGACCGCCGGGCTCGCCCTGCTGCTCGGGCTCGCCGCCCTCCGCTGGCTCGCGGACGTGGTACGCCGAGAGGTCAGCGGCCAGGTCGGGCTGCGTCTGGAGGCGGATCTACGGGCCCGGCTCTTCGGGCATCTGCTCTCGCTGGACGCCGGTTGGCACGGCCGCACGGAGGCCGGGCGGGTGCTCTCCCTCGTCGGCTCCGACCTGCGAATCGTTCGCGCCTTCGTCTCCTACTCCGCCCTGTTCATCATCCTCAACACGCTGACCGCCGCCGCCGCCCTGATACAGATCTGGCTCCTGTCCTGGCCGGTCGGGGTGGCCGCCACCGCTGTCCTGCCGCTGTTCGGGCTGGTCACCATCGGCTACGGGCGTCGGACGTTCGCCGCTTCCGCCGGGCTTCAGGAACGGGTGGCCGCCCTCACCACGCACGCCGAGGAGAACGCGGCCGGGATGCGCGTCATCAAGGGCCTCGGCCGCGAGAACGAGGAAGTTGAGGCGTTCACTCGCCGGTCGGCCGAGGTCCGTGACCACAATGTCGCCCTGTCCGCGCTCCAGGCCCGTTACCTGCCGTGGACGATCGGCCTACCCGAGGTCGGCCTGGTGCTCATCGTATGGTTCGGCGGCTACCTGACGATCCGGGGATCGCTGACCGTGGGCACACTCGTGGCGCTGAGCACCTACATGGCTCTGCTGGTGTGGCCGGTCAGCTCCATGGTCGGGCTGTTCGGCTCCGCCCGGCGGGCCGCCGCCAGCGCCGCTCGGGTCTACGCGGTTCTGGACGAGCCCTTGACGGTGGCTGACCGTCCCGGTGCGGTCGACCTGCCCCGAGCGTCCGGTGGCGCCTCCGTCACCTTCGACGACCTCTGCTTCCGGTACCCCGGCGGGACCTGGCCCGGCCTGCGCCGGATCCGACTGCACGTGGCCGCAGGTGAACACGTGACAATCGAGGGCGTCGGTGGTTCCGGCAAGTCGGCGCTGGCCGGGCTGCTGGTGCGACTCTGGCTGCCGGACTCCGGCCGCCTGATGGCCGACGGCATCGACGTCGCCGACCTCACGCTCGGCTCGGTACGCGCCGCGGTAGGTTACGTGCCACAGGACGCCGTCCTGTTCAACGGCACCGTCCGCGACAACCTCCTCGTCGGTCACCCCACCGCGACCGCGGCCCAACTCGACCGGGCGCTGCGCCTGGCCGCCGCCGACGAGTTGGTGCGGACGTTGCCCGAGGGATTGCAGACCGTCGTCGGTGACCACGGACATCTGCTGTCCGGCGGGCAGCGCCAGCGGCTGGCCCTGGCCCGCGCAGTCCTGCCAGAACCCCGGGTCCTCGTCCTCGACGACGCACTGACCCAAATCGACACGGAGACCAGGCAACGCGTTCGCCACCGGCTCGATGAACTGGCCGGCGCGGTCACCATCCTGCACCTGACCCGACCCGGAGTTGGGGGACGACCCCACGGGCGGGTGGTCACCCTGACCGCCGACGGTGTGCTGCGCGAGACCACCGGCGCGGGCGGTGGTCACCGGTGA
- a CDS encoding HAD-IIB family hydrolase: MNDLRVVAFDLDDTLAISKSQIDRRMADLLGHLLTEVDVLIISGGRFEQFQSQVLAHLDLTGEQRDRLHLMPTCGTRYYRWSDDDWRLVYAEDLSEADKARVIAALTESARALGLWESKTWGDIVEDRGSQITFSALGQSAPPAEKYGWDPDGSKKQRLRDAVAAKLPELEVRGGGSTSIDVTRKGVDKAYGMRKLLEHLDLKIDNVLFVGDRLDVGGNDYPVKAMGIRSVAVTRWEETADYVETLVDDLVKRRAERA, encoded by the coding sequence GTGAACGATCTTCGAGTGGTGGCATTCGACCTCGACGACACGCTGGCGATCTCCAAGTCCCAGATCGATCGTCGGATGGCGGACCTGCTCGGCCACCTGCTCACCGAAGTGGACGTTCTGATCATCTCCGGCGGCCGGTTCGAGCAGTTCCAGTCGCAGGTGCTGGCCCACCTCGACCTGACCGGGGAGCAGCGTGACCGGCTGCATCTGATGCCGACCTGCGGCACCCGCTACTACCGCTGGTCCGACGACGACTGGCGGCTGGTCTACGCCGAGGACCTGAGCGAGGCCGACAAGGCGCGCGTGATCGCCGCGCTCACCGAGTCGGCGCGGGCGCTCGGCCTGTGGGAGTCGAAGACCTGGGGCGACATCGTCGAGGACCGGGGCAGCCAGATCACGTTCTCCGCGCTGGGCCAGTCCGCGCCGCCGGCCGAGAAGTACGGCTGGGACCCGGACGGCAGCAAGAAGCAGCGGCTACGCGACGCGGTCGCCGCGAAGCTGCCCGAACTGGAGGTCCGTGGCGGCGGCTCGACCTCGATCGACGTCACCCGTAAGGGCGTGGACAAGGCGTACGGCATGCGGAAGCTGCTGGAACACCTCGACCTGAAGATCGACAACGTGCTCTTCGTGGGGGACCGGCTCGACGTGGGTGGCAACGACTACCCGGTCAAGGCGATGGGCATCCGCAGCGTGGCGGTCACCCGCTGGGAAGAGACCGCCGACTACGTCGAGACCCTGGTCGACGACCTGGTGAAGCGGCGCGCCGAGCGCGCCTGA